The following coding sequences are from one uncultured Desulfobacter sp. window:
- a CDS encoding GAK system ATP-grasp enzyme, producing the protein MKIGVVGVKDGWSSKALVDAVARATGYGLLIDMAQVRLDMPSGKAWYGDVDLSTLDALIIKKIGTTYSPQLLDRLEILRLLEERGLPIFSSPAKILGVLNRISCTVTLQAGDIPMPLTSVTEDVDMAVDAVETYGEAVFKPLFSTKAKGMCVISKGDACRGAVLGYQENNPLMYIQQKIDLGEQDLGIVFLGGKYLSTYARCRGEGTWNTTIASGGRYNAFDPDPQIIELARKAQALFDLDFTCVDVALTPQGPMVFEVSAFGGFRGLSEARSIDAAKEYTDYVINTISK; encoded by the coding sequence ATGAAAATTGGTGTTGTGGGCGTAAAGGACGGATGGTCATCCAAAGCGCTGGTAGATGCGGTGGCCCGGGCCACCGGCTATGGATTACTCATCGACATGGCCCAGGTCCGCCTGGATATGCCTTCGGGGAAGGCGTGGTATGGGGATGTTGATTTAAGCACATTGGATGCGCTGATCATTAAAAAAATCGGCACGACCTATTCCCCCCAATTGCTGGACCGCCTGGAAATTTTAAGGCTTTTAGAAGAAAGGGGCTTACCCATATTTTCCAGCCCGGCTAAAATTTTAGGGGTGCTGAACAGAATTTCGTGTACGGTAACGCTCCAGGCCGGAGATATCCCCATGCCGTTGACCAGCGTCACCGAAGATGTGGATATGGCGGTGGATGCCGTGGAAACTTATGGAGAGGCCGTATTTAAACCCTTGTTCTCCACCAAAGCCAAGGGCATGTGTGTAATCAGCAAAGGCGATGCCTGCCGTGGGGCGGTTCTTGGGTATCAAGAAAACAATCCGTTGATGTACATCCAGCAGAAAATTGACCTGGGAGAACAGGACCTTGGCATTGTGTTCCTTGGCGGAAAATATCTGTCCACCTATGCCCGCTGCCGGGGGGAAGGCACTTGGAATACGACCATTGCTTCGGGCGGACGGTACAACGCCTTTGATCCTGATCCCCAAATCATAGAACTTGCCCGCAAGGCCCAGGCATTGTTCGACCTTGATTTCACCTGTGTGGATGTGGCCCTGACACCCCAGGGGCCCATGGTGTTTGAGGTATCTGCATTCGGCGGGTTCCGGGGACTGTCCGAGGCCAGATCCATTGACGCTGCAAAGGAGTATACCGATTATGTCATCAACACCATTTCAAAATGA
- a CDS encoding NUDIX hydrolase: protein MSELYLYACKLTGNVLSDEQKRAGQRVGAYLAGQKISIDRVLYQNTDVYEAVAHKLVKAMGKGTHQTKRVEMGNWQEFNQAITSMASVEASEHGVLVIVPHDHLDVWAAGAPVENLSVLQKDILMRLECSESSGTSGKWSTQFFMACEALPVLFPFPFPDGPQHRPRPAYYYTQSAVIPFKKTVDGLRVLIIGSSKRKHFVVPKGIHEPGLSAQDSAAKESLEEAGVMGQVSERPIGRYSYPKWGAECTVTVYVQQVDELLSESQWQERHRGRQWMAPEQAAAVVKQPELGQMIKRLEPFLREELK, encoded by the coding sequence ATGTCCGAACTCTATCTGTATGCCTGTAAACTGACCGGTAACGTACTATCCGACGAGCAGAAGCGGGCAGGTCAACGGGTGGGTGCCTATCTTGCCGGACAAAAGATTTCCATTGATCGGGTGTTGTACCAGAACACTGATGTGTATGAGGCGGTTGCCCACAAGCTTGTAAAAGCCATGGGAAAGGGAACCCATCAGACTAAACGTGTGGAGATGGGTAATTGGCAGGAATTTAATCAGGCGATCACGTCAATGGCAAGCGTCGAAGCATCAGAACATGGCGTTCTGGTGATTGTACCCCATGATCATTTGGATGTATGGGCGGCCGGTGCGCCTGTTGAAAATTTATCGGTTTTGCAAAAAGATATATTGATGCGCCTGGAATGCTCGGAATCGTCTGGAACATCCGGCAAGTGGTCAACACAATTTTTTATGGCATGTGAAGCGCTACCCGTGTTATTTCCCTTTCCTTTTCCCGATGGCCCGCAACACAGGCCGCGTCCTGCCTATTATTATACCCAGTCGGCTGTCATCCCATTTAAAAAGACGGTGGACGGGCTCCGGGTGCTGATAATCGGGTCAAGCAAACGAAAACATTTCGTGGTTCCCAAAGGGATTCATGAGCCGGGGCTTTCGGCCCAGGATTCGGCGGCCAAAGAGTCTCTGGAAGAAGCCGGGGTCATGGGGCAGGTATCTGAACGCCCCATTGGCCGTTATAGCTATCCCAAGTGGGGGGCTGAATGCACGGTGACGGTGTATGTGCAACAGGTGGATGAACTTTTGTCGGAATCCCAATGGCAGGAACGCCACCGGGGGCGGCAGTGGATGGCGCCCGAACAGGCGGCAGCCGTGGTAAAACAACCGGAATTAGGACAGATGATAAAGCGGCTGGAACCGTTTTTACGTGAGGAGTTGAAATGA
- a CDS encoding PhoU domain-containing protein, with amino-acid sequence MAIEPKANQDIHFLVIEVLGQVATTELYLNSFDQIHGLRVLEREGYIDNLKVTVENSYFSLILTESDRGQNEVNRARAVHVISTNLQQISSFSVNIVRQVEHLFDRSLWLTFDARSMFDTIKNCLEQILPALDDRDIGLALSICNCEYEIDRLYLKNFQRIMAELRDGVSIESYITILFIFRYMERIGDALLKIGEAILFAILGEKIRIRQFEALQQTLAKSDMNISLDRLSLHSYWGTRSGCNISKVANDPAGTATGPDKQAIFKTGSLKKIEQEKENLDRWQGIVPNLAPRVLTFHQDDENTGALLVEFFSGNNLQEIVLGDNCDLAEKALNALHRLLGEKIWPGTKKIGAGETSYMDQVLKRLDSILQVHSYLRRQQTLGDLEVDSTATLVEKCMRIERLLPAPFSVFIHGDFNANNIIYDETKDTIHFIDVYRSKYADYIQDVAVFLISNFRLPVFEPPVRDQINMAIRNFYGFAKKFAHEHNDATFDVRLAIALARSFYTSTRFQLNSEFVKEMVMRANFLLEKVIVFNEGQQSWQAFVFPEEVLYL; translated from the coding sequence ATGGCCATTGAGCCCAAGGCAAACCAGGATATCCATTTTCTTGTTATTGAGGTGTTGGGGCAGGTGGCAACCACCGAACTTTATCTCAACAGCTTTGACCAGATCCACGGATTGCGGGTGCTGGAGCGGGAAGGCTATATCGACAACCTCAAAGTCACCGTTGAAAACAGCTATTTTTCATTGATTCTCACCGAGTCGGACCGCGGGCAAAATGAGGTGAACCGGGCCCGGGCGGTTCATGTCATCAGCACCAACCTTCAACAGATTTCAAGCTTCAGTGTGAATATCGTACGCCAGGTGGAACATCTGTTTGACCGTTCCCTGTGGCTGACCTTTGATGCCCGCTCCATGTTTGACACGATTAAAAATTGTCTGGAGCAGATACTGCCGGCCCTGGACGACAGGGACATCGGCCTTGCATTAAGTATCTGCAATTGCGAGTATGAAATAGACCGGCTCTATTTGAAAAATTTTCAACGCATTATGGCAGAGCTTCGTGACGGCGTATCCATAGAATCTTATATCACCATTCTTTTTATTTTCCGTTACATGGAGCGGATTGGGGACGCGTTGCTCAAGATCGGAGAAGCTATCCTTTTCGCCATTCTCGGTGAAAAGATCCGTATCCGGCAGTTTGAAGCGTTGCAGCAGACCCTTGCCAAATCCGATATGAACATTTCCCTGGATCGCCTCAGCCTGCACTCCTACTGGGGGACAAGATCCGGATGCAATATCAGCAAAGTTGCCAATGATCCCGCCGGCACGGCAACAGGGCCTGACAAACAGGCCATATTTAAAACCGGCAGTTTAAAAAAGATTGAACAGGAAAAGGAAAATCTTGACAGATGGCAGGGCATTGTCCCGAATCTTGCGCCCCGGGTACTGACGTTCCACCAGGATGACGAAAATACCGGCGCGTTATTGGTGGAATTCTTTTCGGGTAATAATCTTCAGGAGATTGTCCTGGGTGACAACTGCGATCTGGCAGAAAAGGCCTTGAACGCCTTACACCGCCTGCTGGGAGAAAAAATCTGGCCCGGTACCAAAAAAATCGGTGCCGGGGAGACCTCTTATATGGATCAGGTCTTAAAGCGCCTTGATTCCATTCTCCAGGTTCACAGTTACCTGCGCAGGCAGCAGACCTTAGGCGATCTTGAGGTGGACTCCACCGCCACCCTGGTGGAAAAGTGCATGCGCATCGAACGGCTGCTTCCGGCGCCGTTCAGTGTCTTTATCCATGGTGATTTCAATGCCAACAACATTATCTATGATGAGACAAAAGATACCATACACTTCATCGATGTCTACCGATCCAAGTATGCGGACTATATCCAGGATGTGGCCGTTTTTCTGATCTCAAATTTTCGCCTGCCTGTGTTCGAGCCGCCGGTGCGGGACCAGATTAATATGGCCATTCGTAATTTCTATGGGTTTGCTAAAAAATTTGCCCATGAACACAATGACGCCACCTTTGATGTACGCCTGGCCATTGCCCTGGCACGTTCTTTTTATACCTCCACCCGGTTTCAGCTGAATTCGGAATTTGTCAAAGAGATGGTGATGCGCGCTAATTTTCTGCTTGAAAAGGTGATTGTTTTCAACGAGGGACAACAAAGCTGGCAGGCATTTGTTTTCCCGGAGGAGGTGTTGTACCTGTGA
- a CDS encoding amphi-Trp domain-containing protein has translation MAKQKFSYDSIQDVASVRRYLKSIIRSIDEGKITLTSEDDCIDLKIRNLLHFSVEARKKGNKNRLTLEMRWTDKKEFPLGDDCKSVKISS, from the coding sequence ATGGCAAAACAAAAATTTTCATATGACTCGATTCAGGATGTCGCTTCAGTGCGAAGATATCTGAAATCGATAATCCGCTCCATTGATGAGGGCAAAATAACACTGACCTCGGAGGATGACTGCATTGATCTTAAAATCCGTAACCTGCTTCATTTCTCCGTTGAAGCACGCAAAAAAGGGAACAAAAACAGGCTGACCCTGGAGATGCGCTGGACGGATAAAAAAGAGTTTCCGTTGGGAGATGACTGCAAGTCTGTGAAAATTTCTTCCTGA